A genomic window from Sphingobacterium spiritivorum includes:
- a CDS encoding TrkH family potassium uptake protein gives MFYVSMICAFAVILHVGYITDPKIAKVFEVVIHGMFFGLFLLEGFRTVSSILVQKRIGVSNISGLVIIGYFFFITLARLSGLESLSFFNKEEWIYLGIYLIFLSALSKNSLFFDNFYFNPTILFVISFLVLILIGTLILMLPRTTLVAPLTFIDALFMATSAVCITGLSVTDISSNFSMFGQTVILVLIQIGGLGIMTFTGFFGYFFSGGFSFKNQLMFGEILEENKLNSVISTLLTIIFITLLFEFIGAVSIYFTLDPTLFNSIGDQVFFSIFHAVSSFCNAGFSILPDGIQHADYRYNYNFQLALAMIFVFGGLGFGTVYNFYTYAKTKVQALFCKLILKRSYVHKPWPFSFNSKFILICNLILVVLATSSYFLFEYSNTLQQDETWYGKIVSAFFMTNASRSAGFNSINLNFLSGPTVIMVTSLMWIGASPGSTGGGVKVTTVAIALLNILSLARGKDSIDIFKRRIIPESVNKAFAIILLSGVTIGISFVLLNLSDPGKGMKELLFETVSAYTTCGLSLGVTPSLSPASKIIIIFTMFVGRVGTLTLLVAFIKNMRNRNYVYPSEKILF, from the coding sequence ATGTTCTATGTGAGCATGATCTGTGCATTTGCCGTTATTTTGCATGTGGGATATATAACAGATCCTAAGATTGCGAAAGTATTCGAAGTTGTTATACACGGAATGTTCTTTGGTTTGTTCCTGTTAGAAGGATTTCGTACCGTATCATCGATATTAGTTCAAAAGAGAATCGGGGTTTCCAATATTTCCGGACTTGTAATCATTGGCTACTTTTTCTTTATCACTCTTGCCCGGCTTTCCGGACTTGAATCGCTTTCATTTTTTAATAAAGAAGAGTGGATATATCTGGGAATATATCTCATCTTTTTATCTGCGTTATCAAAAAACAGTTTGTTTTTTGATAACTTCTACTTTAATCCTACGATCCTTTTTGTTATCAGTTTTTTAGTGCTGATCCTGATCGGTACTTTGATTCTTATGCTGCCCCGCACCACTTTAGTCGCTCCTTTGACTTTTATAGATGCCTTATTTATGGCAACGAGTGCAGTATGTATTACAGGACTGTCGGTGACAGATATATCTTCTAATTTTTCCATGTTCGGACAGACCGTGATTCTGGTTCTTATCCAGATCGGTGGATTGGGAATTATGACCTTTACTGGTTTTTTCGGGTACTTCTTTTCAGGTGGATTTTCTTTTAAAAATCAACTTATGTTTGGGGAGATACTGGAAGAGAATAAACTTAACTCCGTAATCAGTACTTTGCTGACTATTATTTTTATTACACTGTTATTCGAATTTATAGGTGCTGTTTCTATTTATTTTACGCTAGATCCAACCCTGTTTAATTCTATTGGTGATCAGGTTTTCTTTTCCATTTTTCATGCTGTCTCTTCATTTTGTAATGCCGGGTTTTCTATTCTTCCGGATGGTATACAGCATGCAGATTACCGATACAATTACAATTTTCAATTGGCGCTCGCCATGATATTTGTTTTCGGAGGACTGGGCTTTGGAACAGTTTACAATTTCTATACCTATGCAAAAACAAAGGTTCAGGCGCTGTTTTGCAAGCTGATCTTAAAACGCAGTTATGTTCATAAACCCTGGCCTTTCAGCTTTAATTCTAAATTTATACTGATTTGTAATCTTATCCTTGTCGTGTTGGCGACCAGTTCTTACTTTCTGTTTGAATACAGCAATACGCTTCAGCAGGATGAGACCTGGTATGGCAAGATCGTATCCGCTTTTTTTATGACTAATGCTTCCCGGTCAGCCGGCTTCAACAGTATAAATCTTAATTTTTTGAGTGGGCCTACCGTAATTATGGTGACCTCTTTGATGTGGATCGGAGCCTCTCCGGGATCTACCGGCGGAGGTGTGAAAGTGACGACTGTGGCTATTGCATTATTGAATATTTTATCTCTGGCAAGAGGAAAAGATTCTATAGATATTTTCAAAAGAAGGATCATTCCTGAGTCTGTAAATAAGGCGTTTGCCATTATATTGCTTTCAGGAGTTACGATTGGAATTTCTTTTGTCCTGCTCAATCTTTCAGATCCCGGCAAAGGAATGAAAGAGCTTCTTTTCGAAACGGTATCTGCTTATACGACCTGTGGACTTTCTTTGGGTGTCACTCCATCGTTGAGTCCAGCCAGTAAGATTATCATTATCTTCACTATGTTTGTCGGGCGTGTGGGTACATTGACTCTGCTTGTTGCGTTTATCAAAAATATGCGGAATAGAAATTACGTCTATCCGAGTGAAAAAATATTATTCTAA
- a CDS encoding potassium channel family protein, whose translation MKYIVLGLGHFGKSLAIHLTELGHEVIGADKNLTIVEQLKDRVTHTVCMDTTDRDSVSALPLRDSHAVIVAIGEDEGASMLTTALLKQLHVKRIIGRVVSDLQKTVMEAMEIDEYIMPEEEAAERLAMRLDNIDIVDSFKISDKYSIVETKVPAKYIGMTLEQANLTNSYGVIVLTTINQRDVQEKGKNVKVKEATGIAKSDTMLREEDLLVLFGELSNIKKLIQKSE comes from the coding sequence ATGAAATATATTGTATTAGGATTAGGACATTTTGGGAAATCGTTGGCGATACACCTCACCGAGTTGGGACATGAGGTAATCGGTGCCGATAAAAATCTTACGATTGTAGAACAATTGAAGGATCGGGTGACTCATACGGTATGTATGGATACTACAGACCGTGATTCAGTGAGCGCTCTGCCACTAAGAGACAGTCATGCTGTTATAGTGGCCATTGGTGAAGACGAGGGCGCTTCGATGCTTACTACGGCCTTATTGAAGCAGCTTCACGTGAAACGTATTATTGGTCGTGTAGTATCTGATTTGCAGAAGACAGTTATGGAAGCAATGGAGATTGACGAATACATCATGCCGGAGGAAGAGGCTGCGGAAAGGCTGGCGATGCGTCTGGATAATATTGACATCGTAGATTCCTTCAAAATCTCGGATAAATACAGTATTGTAGAGACTAAAGTACCCGCTAAATATATCGGGATGACGCTGGAACAGGCGAATCTGACAAATAGTTATGGGGTGATTGTACTTACTACGATCAATCAGCGGGATGTACAGGAAAAAGGCAAAAACGTGAAAGTGAAAGAAGCAACAGGAATTGCCAAATCTGATACCATGCTCAGGGAAGAGGATTTGCTCGTCTTATTCGGAGAACTTTCCAATATTAAAAAACTGATTCAAAAAAGCGAATAG